A genomic stretch from Enterobacter dykesii includes:
- the argE gene encoding acetylornithine deacetylase: MKMNLPPFIEIYRALIATPSISATEEALDQSNESLINLLAGWFSDLGFNVEVQPVPGTRHKFNLLASTGTGAGGLLLAGHTDTVPFDDGRWTRDPFTLTEHDNKLYGLGTADMKGFFAFILDALRDVDVTKLKKPLYILATADEETSMAGARYFSENTSIRPDCAIIGEPTSLQPIRAHKGHISTAVRVLGQSGHSSDPARGVNAIELMHDAIGRIMTLRDDLKERYHYEAFTVPYPTLNLGSLHGGDASNRICACCELHMDIRPLPGMTLSDLDGLLNEALAPVSERWPGRLTVSELHPPIPGYECPPDHQLVEVVEKLLGEKTDVVNYCTEAPFIQTLCPTLVLGPGSINQAHQPDEYLETRFIKPTRELITQVVHHFCWH; this comes from the coding sequence ATGAAAATGAACTTACCGCCATTTATCGAGATCTACCGCGCCCTGATTGCCACACCGTCCATCAGCGCAACGGAAGAAGCGCTGGATCAGAGCAATGAGTCTTTAATCAATCTGCTGGCGGGTTGGTTTAGCGATCTTGGGTTTAACGTTGAGGTTCAGCCCGTCCCCGGAACCCGCCACAAATTTAACCTGCTCGCCAGCACCGGAACCGGTGCAGGCGGCCTGCTGCTGGCCGGTCATACCGATACGGTACCGTTTGACGACGGCCGCTGGACGCGCGATCCGTTCACCCTGACCGAGCACGACAACAAGCTCTATGGTCTGGGCACCGCCGACATGAAAGGCTTCTTCGCCTTTATCCTCGACGCGCTGCGTGACGTGGACGTGACGAAGCTGAAAAAACCGCTCTACATTCTGGCGACCGCCGATGAAGAAACCAGCATGGCGGGCGCGCGCTACTTCTCTGAAAACACATCGATTCGCCCGGACTGCGCGATCATCGGCGAGCCGACGTCTCTGCAGCCGATCCGCGCGCACAAAGGCCATATCTCTACCGCCGTGCGCGTGCTGGGCCAGTCCGGCCATTCCAGCGACCCGGCGCGCGGCGTGAACGCCATTGAGCTGATGCATGACGCCATCGGCCGCATCATGACCCTGCGCGACGATCTGAAAGAGCGCTATCACTATGAGGCGTTCACCGTGCCGTATCCGACCCTGAACCTTGGCAGCCTGCACGGCGGCGATGCCTCGAACCGCATCTGCGCCTGCTGCGAACTGCATATGGACATCCGCCCGCTGCCGGGCATGACCCTCAGCGATCTCGACGGCCTGCTGAATGAAGCGCTGGCACCTGTGAGCGAGCGCTGGCCGGGCCGCCTGACGGTCTCCGAACTGCATCCGCCGATCCCGGGTTACGAATGTCCGCCGGATCATCAGCTGGTTGAAGTGGTGGAAAAGCTGCTCGGTGAGAAAACCGACGTGGTGAACTACTGCACCGAAGCGCCGTTTATTCAGACGCTTTGCCCTACGCTGGTCCTTGGCCCCGGCTCCATCAACCAGGCCCACCAGCCGGATGAATATCTGGAGACTCGCTTCATCAAGCCAACTCGCGAACTGATTACCCAGGTTGTGCATCACTTCTGCTGGCATTAA